From a region of the Bacteroidota bacterium genome:
- a CDS encoding acetylornithine carbamoyltransferase, with the protein MNQFTSVTDVANIKSFVKEALKLKSDPLAFSKLGKNKTLGLLFLNPSLRTRLSTQKAAMNLGMNVMVMNMDKDGWALEMQDDVIMNGSTVEHIKDAAAVIGTYCDIVGIRSFPGLKNKAEDYNEETLSRFIKYAKVPVISLESATLHPLQSFADLITIEENRKKNKKPKVVLTWAPHIKSLPQAVSNSFAEWMNNADVDFVITHPKGYELDKKFTGKAAILHDQDEALKGADFVYVKNWSSYSDYGKILSSGEGWMLTNKKLEQTNKAKVMHCLPVRRGLELAHEVIDGPNSLILQQAENRVYAAQAVLKNMLKK; encoded by the coding sequence ATGAACCAATTCACTTCAGTAACTGATGTTGCCAATATTAAATCCTTCGTTAAAGAAGCGTTAAAATTAAAATCAGATCCTTTAGCTTTTTCAAAGCTTGGCAAAAACAAAACGCTGGGATTGCTCTTCTTAAATCCAAGTCTGCGTACACGTTTAAGTACCCAAAAAGCCGCCATGAACCTTGGCATGAATGTAATGGTAATGAATATGGACAAGGATGGCTGGGCGCTTGAGATGCAGGATGATGTAATAATGAATGGCTCAACCGTGGAACATATTAAAGATGCTGCTGCAGTTATTGGAACATATTGTGATATTGTTGGTATACGGTCTTTCCCCGGCCTGAAAAACAAAGCGGAAGATTACAACGAAGAAACACTTTCCAGGTTTATCAAATATGCAAAAGTGCCTGTTATAAGCCTCGAAAGCGCTACCCTGCATCCATTGCAAAGTTTTGCCGACCTTATTACCATCGAAGAGAACCGCAAGAAAAATAAAAAACCAAAAGTAGTTCTTACATGGGCTCCTCATATAAAATCATTGCCGCAAGCCGTTTCCAATTCCTTTGCCGAATGGATGAACAATGCGGATGTAGATTTTGTTATTACACATCCGAAAGGCTATGAATTGGATAAAAAATTCACAGGCAAAGCAGCTATTTTGCATGACCAGGATGAAGCACTCAAGGGAGCTGATTTTGTGTATGTAAAAAACTGGTCGAGCTACAGCGATTATGGCAAAATACTTTCCTCCGGCGAAGGATGGATGCTTACCAACAAAAAACTGGAGCAAACAAATAAAGCAAAAGTAATGCACTGCTTACCCGTGCGCCGGGGATTGGAACTAGCGCATGAAGTGATTGATGGGCCAAATTCATTGATATTACAGCAAGCGGAGAACAGAGTGTATGCAGCACAGGCTGTGTTGAAGAATATGTTAAAGAAATAA
- a CDS encoding aspartate aminotransferase family protein, translating into MKLFDVYPLFDITIAKAQGSTLWDSKGKKYLDLYGGHAVISIGHSHPHYVKKIKDQLDQIGFYSNSIKIEQQNELAEKLGELSGYNDYQLFLCNSGAEANENAIKLASFHTGKKKIISFSKSFHGRTSLAVAATDDKSIVAPVNETPNIQFLPFNDETALEQAMNKDVCAVIIEGIQGVGGVNIPTNSFLKKIDTLCKQHGAVFILDEVQSGYGRSGKFFAHQYSGVKPHIITTAKGMGNGFPVAGVLISPEIKPKHSLLGTTFGGNYLACAAAIAVLEVIKEENLVEQALRVGNNWINELKKLNGVKEVRGLGLMIGVELDAPCAEIRKKLLFEHNIFTGSASNKNVIRLLPALNVKQEDIDQFNNAFKQVLAQSPVGA; encoded by the coding sequence ATGAAATTATTTGACGTATATCCATTATTCGACATCACCATTGCGAAAGCACAGGGCTCAACCTTGTGGGATAGCAAAGGGAAAAAGTATCTTGACTTATATGGCGGACATGCTGTGATATCCATCGGGCATAGTCATCCGCATTATGTAAAGAAAATAAAAGATCAGCTTGATCAGATCGGATTTTATTCTAACTCGATAAAAATTGAACAGCAAAATGAGCTGGCAGAGAAATTGGGTGAGTTGAGCGGGTATAATGATTACCAGTTGTTTTTATGTAATTCCGGCGCTGAGGCAAATGAAAATGCAATTAAACTGGCATCCTTTCACACAGGCAAGAAAAAAATAATTTCTTTCAGCAAATCGTTTCATGGGCGCACTTCATTGGCTGTTGCCGCTACAGATGACAAAAGTATTGTTGCCCCTGTTAATGAAACGCCTAACATCCAGTTTTTACCTTTCAATGATGAGACCGCACTTGAACAGGCCATGAATAAAGATGTTTGTGCTGTGATTATAGAAGGCATTCAAGGCGTTGGCGGAGTAAACATTCCTACCAATTCATTTTTGAAAAAGATAGATACTCTTTGTAAACAGCATGGAGCGGTATTTATATTGGATGAAGTGCAATCAGGCTACGGACGTTCAGGAAAATTTTTCGCGCATCAATACTCCGGGGTAAAACCGCATATAATAACCACAGCTAAAGGCATGGGGAATGGGTTTCCTGTCGCCGGCGTTTTAATTTCACCCGAAATAAAACCTAAGCATAGTTTACTTGGCACTACTTTTGGCGGAAATTATTTAGCCTGTGCTGCAGCAATAGCGGTGCTGGAAGTGATCAAAGAAGAAAATCTTGTTGAGCAGGCTTTGCGCGTTGGCAACAACTGGATAAATGAACTTAAAAAATTGAATGGTGTAAAAGAAGTGCGCGGCCTGGGCTTAATGATAGGAGTAGAACTGGATGCACCTTGCGCGGAGATCCGTAAGAAACTATTGTTTGAACACAATATATTTACCGGTTCTGCTTCAAACAAAAATGTGATCCGTTTATTACCTGCGCTTAATGTTAAGCAGGAAGACATCGATCAATTCAATAACGCATTTAAACAAGTCCTGGCGCAAAGCCCGGTTGGCGCATGA
- a CDS encoding N-acetyl-gamma-glutamyl-phosphate reductase codes for MGKKLNIGIIGGAGYTAGELIRILIFHPNVSIKFVHSTSNADKYIYGVHTDMLGDCDLKFSSTIDQDIDVLYLCLGHGDSVKFLEQNDINKDIRIIDLSQDFRVDAAFKKQNRNFIYGLPELNNTSIKTAENIANPGCFATSIQLALLPLAAKKLLNEDVHISAITGSTGAGQALKPETHFTWRYSNMSTYKAFEHQHLNEITHSVLQLQPSFKKNIHFIPYRGNFTRGIMASVYTPYKGTEKDAIELYQNYYKDSSFTHVSTNKIDLKQVVNTNKGIVHLQKHGDQLLITSIIDNLLKGASGQAVQNMNLMCGLDEKTGLNLKASAF; via the coding sequence ATGGGTAAAAAATTAAATATCGGTATCATAGGCGGAGCCGGCTATACAGCAGGGGAGTTGATCCGTATTTTAATTTTTCATCCTAATGTTTCAATAAAATTTGTGCACAGTACTTCCAATGCAGATAAATATATTTATGGTGTGCACACTGATATGCTGGGTGATTGTGATCTGAAATTTTCTTCAACTATTGATCAGGATATTGATGTGCTTTATTTATGTCTTGGACATGGGGACTCCGTAAAATTCCTGGAACAGAACGATATAAACAAGGATATCCGGATCATTGATCTGAGCCAGGATTTCCGGGTTGATGCTGCTTTCAAAAAGCAAAACCGGAATTTTATTTATGGATTACCGGAGCTGAATAACACTTCAATTAAAACAGCTGAAAATATTGCCAACCCCGGCTGCTTTGCCACATCAATCCAATTGGCCCTATTGCCGCTTGCAGCTAAAAAATTACTGAACGAAGATGTTCACATCTCAGCGATAACAGGCAGCACAGGAGCAGGGCAGGCATTGAAACCCGAAACACATTTTACCTGGCGCTATAGTAATATGTCGACTTACAAGGCTTTTGAGCACCAGCATCTGAATGAAATAACACATTCTGTTTTGCAATTGCAGCCTTCGTTTAAAAAGAACATTCATTTTATTCCGTATCGCGGTAATTTTACAAGAGGAATTATGGCATCTGTTTACACACCTTATAAAGGCACAGAAAAAGATGCGATCGAACTTTATCAGAACTATTACAAAGATAGTTCATTTACACATGTAAGTACAAATAAGATCGACCTGAAACAAGTGGTGAACACCAATAAAGGAATCGTTCACCTACAAAAACATGGCGATCAGTTATTAATTACAAGCATAATCGACAACCTGCTGAAAGGCGCGTCAGGACAGGCTGTTCAGAATATGAATCTGATGTGCGGGCTGGATGAGAAGACAGGATTGAACTTGAAAGCAAGTGCGTTTTGA
- a CDS encoding argininosuccinate synthase translates to MSKKKVVLAYSGGLDTTFCAIYLSKEKNMEVHAVTVDTGGFTKQDIAEIEKRALSLGAASYSCINAVDDFYNQCIRYLIYGNVLKNGTYPLSVSAERIFQALTIAKYVQKINADAVAHGSTGAGNDQVRFDMAFNILIPKAEIITPIRDLKLSRQAEIEYLKKHGVQMNFEKAAYSINKGIWGTSVGGKETLTSGGALPEEAYPSQLKKKTPENVTLVFEKGELVGLNDEKFKSPAKAIAKLNELASPFAIGRDIHVGDTIIGIKGRVGFEAAAPLITIKAHHALEKHTLTKWQLYWKDQMSVWYGNWLHEGQFLDPVMRNIEKFLKDTQQFVSGKVFLTLAPYGFKVNGIDSEHDLMSAKFGSYGEMNNSWTGDDVKGFAKIFGNQVAIYNAVNKINP, encoded by the coding sequence ATGAGTAAGAAAAAAGTTGTGCTCGCTTATAGCGGAGGACTTGATACTACCTTCTGTGCCATTTATCTCTCCAAAGAAAAGAATATGGAGGTACATGCCGTAACTGTTGATACCGGAGGGTTTACAAAACAGGATATCGCGGAGATTGAAAAACGTGCGCTTTCGTTAGGCGCTGCTTCCTATTCATGTATAAATGCGGTTGATGATTTTTACAATCAGTGTATCAGGTATTTGATATATGGCAACGTACTTAAAAACGGTACGTATCCGCTTTCTGTAAGTGCGGAACGTATCTTCCAGGCATTGACTATAGCGAAATACGTACAAAAAATAAATGCCGATGCTGTAGCACATGGCAGTACAGGTGCCGGCAACGACCAGGTGCGCTTTGATATGGCGTTCAACATTCTTATTCCGAAAGCCGAGATCATTACTCCAATACGCGATCTGAAATTATCGCGCCAGGCAGAAATAGAATATTTAAAAAAACATGGTGTGCAGATGAATTTTGAAAAGGCTGCATACTCCATCAATAAAGGTATTTGGGGCACATCGGTAGGAGGGAAGGAAACACTTACTTCAGGCGGAGCATTGCCGGAAGAAGCATATCCATCGCAGCTAAAGAAAAAAACGCCGGAAAATGTCACACTCGTTTTTGAAAAAGGAGAACTCGTCGGACTTAACGACGAAAAATTTAAAAGTCCCGCAAAGGCTATTGCAAAGTTAAATGAACTGGCTTCGCCATTTGCAATAGGTCGTGATATACATGTGGGTGATACTATTATCGGCATAAAAGGCCGTGTTGGCTTTGAGGCTGCGGCACCCCTTATCACAATTAAAGCGCATCACGCCCTGGAAAAACACACGCTTACCAAATGGCAATTGTATTGGAAAGACCAAATGAGTGTATGGTACGGCAACTGGCTGCATGAAGGTCAGTTCCTGGATCCTGTAATGCGCAACATCGAAAAATTCCTGAAAGACACACAACAATTTGTAAGTGGTAAAGTTTTTCTTACGCTTGCTCCTTATGGGTTTAAAGTAAACGGCATTGATTCAGAGCACGACCTGATGTCGGCTAAATTCGGCAGTTATGGCGAAATGAACAATTCATGGACTGGTGATGATGTAAAAGGTTTCGCGAAAATTTTTGGAAACCAGGTGGCTATCTATAACGCAGTTAACAAAATTAATCCCTGA
- a CDS encoding GNAT family N-acetyltransferase has translation MSALPDFKIVVAGPEHVGYKEQIVEEMAESAKVRGTGIAKRSPDYVAQKMLEGKAVIALHNDGAWAGFCYIETWSHEQFVANSGLIVSPKFRKSGLAKAIKLKIFELSRTKYPNAKIFGLTTGLAVMKINSELGYEPVTYSELTTDNEFWKGCQSCVNFDILSMKGRTNCLCTAMLYNPAEKEKKQETPADTFKKRSKLYERFLSLKKFVFLKKDLNQK, from the coding sequence ATGAGTGCATTACCGGATTTCAAAATTGTTGTGGCAGGCCCTGAACATGTTGGCTACAAGGAACAGATCGTTGAAGAAATGGCTGAATCCGCGAAGGTTCGCGGTACCGGCATAGCTAAGCGTTCCCCCGATTATGTCGCTCAGAAAATGCTGGAAGGCAAGGCTGTTATTGCGCTACATAACGATGGTGCCTGGGCCGGTTTTTGTTACATCGAAACATGGAGCCACGAACAATTTGTTGCCAACTCCGGGTTAATTGTTTCCCCAAAATTCCGTAAAAGCGGTTTGGCAAAAGCGATTAAACTAAAAATATTTGAATTATCACGCACCAAATACCCCAACGCGAAAATTTTCGGATTAACTACGGGATTGGCTGTTATGAAGATCAACTCAGAGTTGGGCTACGAGCCGGTTACATATTCTGAACTGACTACCGATAATGAATTCTGGAAAGGCTGCCAAAGCTGCGTTAACTTTGATATTCTTTCCATGAAAGGCCGCACAAATTGTTTATGTACAGCTATGCTATACAATCCTGCTGAAAAAGAAAAGAAACAGGAAACCCCGGCCGATACTTTTAAAAAAAGATCAAAGCTATATGAACGTTTTCTGAGCCTGAAAAAATTTGTGTTCTTAAAAAAAGACCTGAATCAAAAATGA
- the recO gene encoding DNA repair protein RecO, whose product MLHHVKGIVLRTIKYTDNSLIVNTYTDQFGLQNYIVRGVHSRTSKVKVNYFQGLMVLEMIVTKTGKPRLERINEVTGARSLTLEFDQTKNVIALFLNELLYKTIHEVESNPKLFGFLINVFEILGLKENGCANFHLAFMLKYTKYLGFYPTENYSVENTFFDLVEGRFLSEVPHHIHFVDETLSRHIYELMNIKFECCEKVQITNAERKRLISILLDYYKLHNALSSELTSHLILEQL is encoded by the coding sequence ATGCTGCACCACGTAAAAGGAATCGTTTTACGTACTATCAAGTATACCGACAATAGCCTTATAGTTAATACATATACAGATCAATTTGGCCTACAAAACTATATTGTACGTGGCGTCCACAGCCGAACTTCAAAAGTAAAAGTAAACTATTTTCAGGGACTAATGGTGCTTGAAATGATCGTTACCAAAACTGGGAAACCCCGACTTGAACGTATTAACGAAGTTACCGGAGCACGAAGTCTAACACTCGAGTTTGATCAGACAAAAAATGTCATTGCATTATTTCTGAATGAATTGCTATATAAAACAATTCATGAGGTAGAATCAAATCCAAAATTATTTGGATTCTTAATTAATGTATTTGAGATATTAGGGCTTAAAGAAAATGGATGTGCGAATTTTCATTTGGCATTTATGCTCAAATACACAAAATATCTTGGCTTTTATCCAACCGAAAATTATTCCGTAGAAAATACCTTTTTTGATCTCGTGGAAGGCCGTTTTCTTTCTGAAGTACCACATCATATTCATTTTGTAGACGAAACATTAAGTAGACATATTTATGAACTGATGAATATAAAATTTGAATGTTGCGAAAAGGTACAAATCACAAATGCAGAAAGAAAACGACTAATATCAATCTTGCTAGATTATTACAAATTGCATAACGCTTTAAGTTCAGAGCTGACATCGCACTTGATTTTAGAACAATTATAA
- a CDS encoding DMT family protein encodes MRGFYTIMLLILSNSFMTLAWYGHLRFKDLKWFENMGLMAVVLLSWGIALFEYFFQVPANRIGYKEYGGPFTLVELKVIQEAINISVFTVFMLLVFKNETLRWNHFVGFVFLILAVYFIFRK; translated from the coding sequence ATGCGCGGATTCTATACCATAATGTTGCTTATACTTTCCAATTCGTTCATGACACTGGCATGGTACGGACATTTGCGGTTTAAAGATTTGAAATGGTTTGAAAACATGGGTTTAATGGCAGTAGTATTGCTAAGCTGGGGAATTGCGTTATTTGAATATTTCTTCCAGGTCCCCGCCAATAGAATAGGATACAAGGAATATGGTGGCCCCTTTACATTGGTTGAACTAAAAGTAATTCAGGAAGCAATTAATATCAGTGTATTTACGGTTTTCATGCTATTGGTATTTAAAAATGAAACGCTTCGATGGAATCATTTTGTGGGATTCGTGTTTCTGATACTCGCTGTTTACTTTATTTTCCGAAAGTAA
- a CDS encoding universal stress protein, whose product MGPKEKIILVPTDFKEQSLIALSQSYNLARFTNAKIYLIHVVDEGEDKKLATEKLSALAKETQEKAKVEVKSILAQGNPFVEINKAVDRLEPILVFIGLNSIVPPKAILGQNAFRMVRECTAPVITVKGKTHRNGCETILLPLDLTKETREKVGKAIEFAKYYGAKIQVLAVLDKKAEIYENKLLAYSNQVRNYIRENGVPAGNKTIRGKNIAEMVVQYAKEIDADLIMIMSKGELNFKEFFIGTVAQQINNLSDIPVISIRPMVRKDTTSFASPF is encoded by the coding sequence ATGGGTCCGAAAGAAAAAATAATTCTTGTTCCAACTGATTTCAAAGAACAATCTCTCATTGCGCTGAGTCAAAGCTATAACCTCGCCAGGTTCACAAACGCCAAGATCTATCTTATACATGTTGTGGATGAAGGAGAAGATAAGAAATTGGCAACGGAAAAGCTAAGCGCTCTTGCAAAAGAAACACAGGAGAAAGCAAAAGTTGAAGTGAAATCGATTTTAGCCCAGGGAAATCCCTTCGTCGAAATTAATAAAGCAGTTGACCGCCTTGAACCTATACTTGTCTTTATTGGCCTTAACTCTATAGTTCCTCCAAAAGCAATACTTGGACAAAACGCATTTCGAATGGTGCGCGAATGCACAGCGCCAGTTATAACAGTTAAAGGCAAAACTCATCGAAATGGCTGTGAAACCATTTTGCTGCCGCTTGATCTTACAAAAGAAACCCGTGAAAAGGTGGGCAAAGCAATTGAATTTGCAAAGTATTATGGGGCCAAGATACAAGTGCTGGCCGTGCTTGATAAAAAAGCCGAGATCTATGAAAACAAACTGCTGGCTTATTCCAATCAGGTAAGAAACTATATACGGGAAAACGGTGTGCCCGCCGGAAATAAAACTATTCGCGGGAAAAATATAGCCGAAATGGTTGTACAATATGCTAAAGAAATAGATGCTGATCTGATCATGATCATGTCGAAAGGGGAGTTGAACTTCAAAGAATTCTTTATTGGAACAGTCGCTCAGCAGATTAATAATTTATCCGATATTCCGGTTATAAGCATACGCCCTATGGTCCGGAAAGATACTACCTCATTTGCCAGCCCTTTTTAA